In one Silene latifolia isolate original U9 population chromosome 10, ASM4854445v1, whole genome shotgun sequence genomic region, the following are encoded:
- the LOC141607335 gene encoding uncharacterized protein LOC141607335 → MAKIESICRSFLWKGEVSSQFPALVTWDKVCLPKNKGGLGVCDLRRWNIVAVGKYVWWLMQKKDHLWVKWVHCVYLKDRSWQDYKPSHGSSWAWRRICRVKDKMLAGYEGNSWLCEEGVYTIAASYQWLVNDYPTVDWYQCIWNAAAIPKHHFKGWLWIQGRLLTKTVCDLCGIAEEGHEHLFFECSYSKRCLQLVNVWCNGNISQQNQLDWWREHRCSGNMDTFVAIFMALVYHIWWARNNCRVNQMVWTPETICQRVKSDVSVRIKKQCKVRSRRVLESFLA, encoded by the coding sequence ATGGCCAAAATTGAGAGCATTTGCAGGAGTTTCTTGTGGAAAGGGGAAGTTTCATCCCAATTTCCAGCTCTAGTTACCTGGGACAAGGTGTGTTTGCCTAAGAATAAAGGAGGTTTAGGGGTATGTGATTTGAGGAGATGGAATATAGTTGCTGTAGGGAAGTATGTTTGGTGGCTAATGCAAAAGAAGGACCATCTCTGGGTGAAATGGGTTCACTGTGTTTATTTAAAAGATAGATCTTGGCAAGATTACAAACCTTCACATGGGAGCAGTTGGGCTTGGAGACGAATTTGTAGAGTCAAGGATAAGATGCTTGCAGGATATGAGGGTAATAGTTGGTTATGTGAAGAAGGAGTATATACTATTGCTGCAAGTTACCAGTGGTTGGTTAATGACTATCCTACTGTGGACTGGTATCAATGTATTTGGAATGCTGCTGCAATTCCTAAGCATCATTTCAAAGGGTGGCTATGGATTCAAGGTCGACTTTTAACTAAGACTGTATGTGATCTCTGTGGTATAGCTGAGGAGGGACATGAACATCTATTTTTTGAATGTTCCTACAGTAAGAGGTGCTTGCAGTTGGTTAATGTTTGGTGTAATGGTAACATCTCACAGCAGAATCAATTGGACTGGTGGCGGGAGCATAGGTGTTCAGGCAACATGGATACCTTCGTAGCTATTTTTATGGCTCTGGTCTATCATATTTGGTGGGCTCGGAATAACTGCCGAGTTAACCAGATGGTGTGGACTCCTGAGACTATTTGTCAGCGTGTTAAGAGTGATGTATCTGTTAGGATAAAAAAGCAGTGTAAAGTGAGATCTAGGAGAGTGTTAGAGAGCTTTcttgcttaa